The following are encoded in a window of Bordetella genomosp. 10 genomic DNA:
- a CDS encoding DUF2339 domain-containing protein, whose translation MSWFLAFLGFLFGAGFALTYDLPIFEVALVGAVLGFALPHLIRRKAASGAAGAAGYGQNPARQASSLPLPERVLRLEREVTLLRAEVAQLRTRAQGAGGLAGAASPGAERTADAAGGVDTAGAPPYLTGTPAHPDMDHATGAAPAPAWETGRFPPQTRPAGAEAGTPPASVDAEIFPGAAAGAGAYTTTAQAAAGSGAADAALDAYSNTPPVSAAAGATMGTASTAPHSPGMNTAASAAPRQPDALERGVAAIRAWLLGGNTVVRVGMIVLFFGIAFLLKYAADNDMFPVEFRLAGVAGAAIVLLGAGWRLRDRRHAYGLVLQGGGIGILYLTVFAATRLYALLPAGASLPLMIAICVLSTLLAVRQNAAALAFMGSAGGFLAPVLLSTGGGSHVMLFSYYALLNAGILAVAWFKAWRSLNLLGFVFTFGIGAAWGASAYQPALFASTEPFLLLFFLMYVGIALLYAIRRDLALKHYVDGTLVFGTPLVAILMQAALVQGKEFALAYSALALAAFYLLLAAWLRRRHARLALLFEAMLALGVIFATLAVPLAFTGPTTSAVWAIEGAAIAWISVRQRRLLALAFALLLQVAAGLVFFSLQAYYGPGSAPLPVLNGNYLGKFLIAVAALFTAWQLNGKPAAAAWRRELSGTGVAMAVWGMLWWTIGGLYEIYQYFALYPYAFASWHYALDADVLFLVLTAWLAHALRRALAWPLARWPGVALPPALALIGALASLAGAPLSVVLALPVGLALSWLLLYRERDDLPPRLLDALHAFSFWTLCALLTVEGYVRLGDWVPEGAWQWSAWAYGYGLMLLLLAGPGARLAWPVRRHARAYLVWGATPLALLLWGWSLLSVFSDGDAAPLFYLPVLNPLDVAILLAALAATVWVRRLDALGLRPAGKVYSRGSPLPRALAALTAFVWLNAMLLRTLHHWSGVAYDLDALGASTLVQAAVSVFWTVCALATMILATRRGSRPLWFTGAGLLAITVIKLFLFDLSYLSGISRIVAFIGIGLLLLLIGYFSPLPPRKAGATENSA comes from the coding sequence ATGAGCTGGTTCCTGGCGTTCCTGGGTTTCCTTTTCGGCGCGGGCTTCGCCCTGACCTATGACCTGCCCATATTCGAGGTCGCCCTGGTCGGCGCGGTGCTCGGCTTCGCGCTGCCGCACCTGATCCGGCGCAAGGCCGCCAGCGGCGCGGCCGGCGCGGCGGGATACGGACAGAATCCCGCGCGGCAGGCGAGCAGCCTGCCGCTGCCGGAGCGGGTGCTGCGCCTGGAACGCGAAGTGACGCTGCTGCGCGCCGAAGTGGCGCAATTGCGGACGCGCGCGCAGGGCGCGGGTGGCTTGGCGGGCGCCGCCAGCCCTGGTGCGGAACGCACGGCCGATGCGGCCGGTGGCGTGGATACGGCGGGTGCGCCGCCTTACCTCACGGGTACGCCAGCCCATCCGGATATGGATCATGCAACCGGCGCTGCGCCGGCCCCCGCGTGGGAAACGGGCAGATTCCCGCCGCAAACCCGGCCCGCGGGCGCCGAAGCAGGCACGCCGCCGGCCAGCGTCGACGCCGAGATATTCCCCGGCGCGGCGGCTGGCGCCGGTGCATACACGACGACGGCGCAAGCCGCCGCCGGGAGCGGCGCGGCGGACGCCGCGCTGGACGCCTATTCCAACACGCCGCCCGTTTCCGCCGCCGCGGGAGCCACCATGGGCACCGCCTCCACGGCTCCCCACTCCCCCGGCATGAACACCGCTGCGTCCGCCGCGCCGCGCCAGCCCGATGCGCTGGAGCGCGGCGTGGCCGCCATCCGCGCGTGGCTGCTGGGCGGCAACACGGTCGTGCGCGTCGGCATGATCGTGCTGTTCTTCGGCATCGCCTTCCTGCTGAAGTACGCCGCCGACAACGACATGTTCCCGGTCGAGTTCCGCCTGGCCGGCGTGGCCGGGGCGGCCATCGTCCTGCTGGGCGCGGGCTGGCGCCTGCGCGACCGGCGCCATGCCTACGGGCTGGTGCTGCAAGGCGGCGGCATCGGCATTCTCTACCTGACCGTCTTTGCCGCGACGCGCCTGTACGCCTTGCTGCCGGCCGGCGCCTCCCTGCCCCTGATGATCGCGATCTGCGTGCTCAGCACCCTGCTGGCGGTGCGGCAGAACGCGGCGGCGCTGGCCTTCATGGGCAGCGCCGGCGGTTTCCTGGCGCCGGTGCTGCTGTCCACCGGCGGCGGCAGCCACGTCATGCTGTTCAGCTATTACGCCCTGCTCAATGCCGGCATCCTGGCGGTGGCCTGGTTCAAGGCCTGGCGCTCGCTGAACCTGCTGGGCTTCGTCTTCACCTTCGGCATCGGCGCGGCGTGGGGCGCGTCCGCCTATCAGCCGGCGCTGTTCGCCAGCACCGAACCCTTCCTGCTGCTCTTTTTCCTGATGTACGTGGGCATCGCCCTGCTCTATGCGATCCGCCGCGACCTGGCCCTGAAGCACTACGTCGACGGCACGCTGGTGTTCGGCACGCCCCTGGTGGCCATCCTGATGCAGGCGGCCCTGGTGCAGGGCAAGGAATTCGCGCTGGCCTACAGCGCGCTGGCGCTGGCCGCCTTCTACCTGTTGCTGGCTGCCTGGCTGCGGCGCCGCCATGCGCGCCTGGCGCTGCTGTTCGAGGCCATGCTGGCGCTGGGCGTCATCTTCGCCACCCTGGCCGTGCCGCTCGCCTTCACCGGTCCCACCACCAGCGCGGTGTGGGCGATCGAAGGCGCCGCCATCGCGTGGATCAGCGTGCGCCAGCGCCGGCTGCTGGCGCTGGCCTTCGCCCTGCTGCTGCAAGTGGCCGCGGGGCTGGTGTTCTTCAGCCTGCAGGCGTACTACGGCCCCGGCTCGGCGCCGCTGCCGGTGCTCAATGGCAATTACCTCGGCAAGTTCCTGATCGCCGTGGCCGCGCTGTTCACGGCCTGGCAGTTGAACGGCAAGCCGGCGGCGGCGGCCTGGCGGCGCGAGTTGTCCGGCACCGGCGTGGCGATGGCCGTCTGGGGCATGCTGTGGTGGACCATCGGCGGCCTCTACGAGATCTATCAATACTTCGCGCTTTACCCCTACGCCTTCGCCAGTTGGCACTACGCGCTGGACGCCGACGTCCTGTTCCTGGTGCTGACGGCCTGGCTGGCGCACGCCTTGCGCCGGGCGCTGGCCTGGCCCCTGGCGCGTTGGCCCGGCGTCGCGCTGCCGCCCGCGCTGGCCTTGATCGGCGCCCTGGCGAGCCTGGCCGGAGCGCCGCTTTCCGTGGTCCTGGCGCTGCCCGTGGGGCTGGCGTTGTCGTGGCTGCTGCTCTATCGCGAACGCGACGACCTGCCGCCGCGCCTGCTGGACGCGCTGCACGCCTTCTCGTTCTGGACGCTGTGCGCCCTGCTGACGGTGGAAGGCTATGTGCGGCTGGGCGACTGGGTGCCGGAAGGCGCCTGGCAATGGAGCGCCTGGGCCTATGGCTATGGCCTGATGCTGCTCCTGCTGGCCGGCCCCGGCGCGCGCCTGGCCTGGCCCGTGCGGCGGCACGCGCGGGCCTACCTGGTCTGGGGCGCGACGCCGCTGGCGCTGCTGCTGTGGGGCTGGAGCCTGCTCAGCGTCTTCAGCGACGGCGACGCCGCGCCGCTGTTCTACCTGCCCGTGCTGAACCCGCTGGACGTGGCGATCCTGCTGGCGGCGCTGGCCGCGACGGTCTGGGTGAGGCGGCTGGACGCGCTGGGCCTGCGCCCCGCCGGCAAGGTCTACAGCCGCGGCAGTCCGCTGCCGCGCGCGCTGGCCGCGCTGACGGCCTTCGTCTGGCTCAACGCCATGCTGCTGCGCACGCTGCACCACTGGAGCGGCGTCGCCTATGACCTGGACGCGCTCGGCGCATCGACCCTGGTGCAGGCCGCCGTGTCGGTGTTCTGGACGGTCTGCGCCCTGGCCACCATGATCCTGGCCACCCGCCGCGGCAGCCGGCCGCTGTGGTTCACCGGCGCGGGCCTGCTGGCCATCACGGTGATCAAGCTGTTCCTTTTCGATCTGTCTTACCTGTCGGGCATCTCGCGCATCGTCGCCTTCATCGGCATCGGCCTGCTGCTGCTCCTGATCGGCTATTTCTCGCCCCTGCCGCCTCGCAAGGCGGGGGCCACGGAGAATTCCGCATGA
- a CDS encoding acyl-CoA dehydrogenase: protein MPPAPALPTPLPWSDDDPAASLRALISHFGDPPLPGAGRTLDRWRILAEVAAMDVAAIKLYEGHTDAVAILAELDPGGRIDRLARAQVEDAPVWAVWAAQPPDARVDGVARAEGVALSGRKAWCSGAPWVTHALVTYFDEAGEAALAAVCLDAPGVRVTAEGWQAVGMGRTRSVDVCFDQTPAWPVGAAGAYVARPGFWHGGAGIAACWYGAALPLARALRAAQARRAEPHALAHLGRVDVSLRQVAALLRETARAIDDDPRGDAQAPALRVRAAAEAAALGVIEAAGKGLGPAPFCRDAALARRYADLPVFLRQSHAERDLAQLGQGVARHTTAEDAWRL from the coding sequence TTGCCCCCCGCCCCCGCATTGCCGACACCGTTGCCCTGGTCGGACGACGATCCCGCCGCCAGCCTGCGCGCCTTGATATCCCATTTCGGCGATCCGCCCCTGCCGGGGGCGGGCCGCACCCTGGACCGATGGCGCATCCTGGCCGAGGTGGCGGCCATGGACGTCGCGGCGATCAAATTGTACGAAGGGCACACGGACGCCGTCGCCATCCTGGCGGAGCTGGACCCCGGCGGGCGCATCGACCGCCTGGCCCGCGCCCAGGTCGAGGACGCGCCGGTCTGGGCGGTGTGGGCCGCGCAGCCGCCGGATGCCCGCGTCGATGGCGTGGCGCGCGCCGAAGGCGTGGCCTTGAGCGGCCGCAAGGCTTGGTGCTCCGGCGCCCCCTGGGTCACGCACGCGCTGGTGACGTATTTCGACGAGGCGGGCGAGGCGGCGCTGGCCGCCGTGTGCCTGGACGCGCCCGGCGTGCGGGTCACGGCCGAGGGCTGGCAGGCGGTGGGCATGGGCCGGACCCGCAGCGTCGACGTGTGCTTCGACCAGACGCCGGCGTGGCCGGTGGGCGCGGCCGGCGCCTACGTTGCGCGGCCGGGCTTCTGGCACGGCGGCGCCGGCATCGCGGCATGCTGGTACGGCGCCGCGCTGCCCCTGGCGCGCGCGCTGCGCGCCGCCCAGGCGCGCCGGGCCGAACCGCATGCGCTCGCCCATCTGGGCCGGGTCGACGTGTCCTTGCGCCAGGTCGCGGCCTTGCTGCGCGAAACGGCCCGCGCCATCGACGACGACCCGCGCGGCGATGCGCAGGCGCCGGCCTTGCGCGTCCGCGCGGCCGCCGAAGCCGCCGCCCTGGGCGTGATCGAGGCGGCCGGCAAGGGGCTGGGGCCCGCGCCGTTCTGCCGCGATGCCGCGCTGGCGCGCCGCTACGCGGATCTCCCCGTCTTCCTGCGCCAGAGCCATGCCGAGCGCGATCTCGCGCAACTGGGGCAGGGCGTCGCGCGGCACACCACGGCGGAGGACGCATGGCGGCTGTAG
- a CDS encoding class I SAM-dependent methyltransferase has translation MAAVDTAYFERLYAGREDPWGISTHWYEARKRALLLACLPSARLGRVFEPGCASGVLTQALAERADHVLATDLSEQAVQAARRRLADAGARNVTVARAVLPDEWPVAAGQVFDLVVLSELGYYFDAPSWARMAALAVASLAPGGAIVACHWLHDFAERRLDTHAVHGAIARQAGIFPLADHAEQDFLLQAWSREPLSVARREGLA, from the coding sequence ATGGCGGCTGTAGACACGGCGTACTTCGAACGCCTCTATGCGGGGCGGGAAGATCCCTGGGGCATCTCCACGCATTGGTATGAAGCGCGCAAGCGCGCGCTGCTGCTGGCCTGCCTGCCCAGCGCGCGGCTGGGCCGCGTTTTCGAACCCGGCTGCGCCAGCGGCGTGCTGACGCAAGCCCTGGCCGAGCGGGCCGACCACGTGCTCGCCACCGACCTCAGCGAGCAGGCGGTGCAGGCCGCGCGCCGGCGGCTGGCGGACGCGGGCGCGCGCAACGTCACCGTGGCGCGCGCCGTGTTGCCCGACGAATGGCCGGTGGCGGCCGGCCAGGTCTTCGATCTCGTCGTGCTGAGCGAACTCGGCTACTACTTCGACGCGCCATCGTGGGCGCGCATGGCGGCGCTCGCCGTGGCCAGCCTGGCGCCGGGCGGCGCCATCGTGGCCTGCCACTGGCTGCACGATTTCGCCGAGCGCCGGCTGGATACCCATGCCGTGCATGGCGCCATCGCGCGGCAGGCGGGCATCTTCCCCTTGGCGGATCACGCGGAGCAGGATTTCCTGCTGCAGGCATGGAGCCGCGAGCCGCTGTCCGTCGCGCGCAGGGAGGGATTGGCATGA
- a CDS encoding glycosyltransferase, with the protein MIGVVVPAHNEEACLPACLDALLRAARHPALKGEDVRIVVVLDDCHDGSAEIVMARPVTGLRIAARNVGVARAHGAAHLLAAGARWLAFTDADSVADERWLADQLSLACDAVCGCVTVDDWSAHPAAVRLRYLAHYQHRDDHRHVHGANLGVSARAYTAAGGFSGLALGEDVALVEALLAQGVEVKWSALPRVVTSARKVGRAAGGFADFVAGLADGDGRADAVA; encoded by the coding sequence ATGATAGGTGTCGTGGTCCCTGCCCATAACGAAGAGGCCTGTCTGCCGGCCTGCCTGGACGCATTGCTGCGCGCCGCCCGCCATCCCGCCCTGAAGGGGGAGGACGTGCGCATCGTGGTGGTGCTGGACGACTGCCACGACGGATCGGCGGAGATCGTCATGGCAAGGCCGGTCACCGGCCTGCGCATCGCGGCGCGCAACGTGGGGGTGGCGCGCGCGCACGGCGCCGCGCACCTGCTGGCGGCGGGCGCGCGCTGGCTGGCATTCACGGACGCCGACTCCGTGGCCGACGAGCGCTGGCTGGCCGACCAGCTTTCGCTGGCCTGCGACGCGGTGTGCGGCTGCGTGACCGTGGACGACTGGTCGGCGCATCCGGCCGCGGTGCGCCTGCGCTATCTGGCCCATTACCAGCATCGCGACGATCATCGCCACGTGCACGGCGCCAACCTGGGCGTCAGCGCGCGCGCCTACACGGCGGCGGGCGGGTTCAGCGGCCTGGCCCTGGGCGAGGACGTCGCGCTGGTGGAGGCCTTGCTGGCGCAGGGCGTCGAGGTCAAGTGGAGCGCCCTGCCGCGGGTGGTGACCAGCGCCCGCAAGGTCGGGCGCGCCGCCGGGGGATTCGCCGATTTCGTCGCCGGACTGGCCGACGGCGATGGTCGCGCCGACGCCGTCGCTTGA
- a CDS encoding PIG-L deacetylase family protein, whose amino-acid sequence MRAMFDAGRLLVISPHLDDGALGCGLLLTAAARARVVTVYTAMPAAAPAATKWDRDCGFADSRDAMRARLDEDARAMAVLGAEAGHLEFLDSQYGPLPSRERLAKALAGEIDAYAPDVVAMPLGLHHCDHERVREAALLVLPQRRRLLWVGYEDEFYRYRAGVLQRVLGQLARRRVRATPIECAGQGDPERKRLAVAAYASQLRAVGLHTPDAAVDAGERYWWLDAAGGG is encoded by the coding sequence ATGCGCGCGATGTTCGATGCCGGACGCCTGCTGGTGATTTCGCCCCATCTCGACGACGGGGCGCTCGGTTGCGGGCTGCTCCTGACGGCGGCCGCGCGGGCGCGCGTGGTGACCGTCTATACGGCCATGCCGGCCGCCGCGCCGGCCGCCACGAAATGGGACCGGGATTGCGGGTTCGCCGATAGCCGCGACGCGATGCGCGCGCGGCTGGACGAGGATGCGCGGGCCATGGCGGTGTTGGGCGCCGAGGCCGGCCACCTGGAGTTTCTCGACAGCCAGTACGGGCCCTTGCCGAGCCGGGAGCGGCTGGCCAAGGCGCTGGCCGGGGAGATCGACGCCTACGCGCCGGACGTGGTGGCGATGCCGCTGGGCCTGCATCATTGCGACCACGAGCGGGTGCGCGAGGCCGCGCTGCTGGTCCTGCCGCAGCGGCGCAGGCTGTTGTGGGTGGGCTACGAGGACGAGTTCTACCGCTATCGCGCCGGCGTCCTGCAGCGCGTGCTGGGCCAGTTGGCGCGCCGCCGCGTCCGCGCGACGCCCATCGAGTGCGCCGGCCAGGGCGATCCCGAACGCAAGCGCCTGGCCGTCGCGGCCTATGCCAGCCAGTTACGCGCCGTCGGCCTGCACACCCCGGACGCCGCCGTCGACGCCGGGGAACGGTATTGGTGGCTGGACGCCGCTGGCGGCGGGTAG
- a CDS encoding tripartite tricarboxylate transporter substrate binding protein produces MAQIHSHPTTSNPDSAFASRCGERPRGMFRRAVHGVAGRLPGRLSRGAAAVLAALACAPAFAGAYPDHPITIIIPASPGGAIDIVARLIGQKMSVSMGQSVVVTNKPGATGTIGEDYVAKAAPDGYTLVLAASSHAINPSMFKLPYDTVKSFAPVAMTHSVPLMLVVTPSLPVHDVRELIAYGKAHPHELTFASSGPGGAPHFSGELFKSMAGIDMVHVPYKGSTAAHPDLTSGRVSMMFDTLAALHAPISGHQVRPLAVTTTHRAAAYPDVPTMAEAGLPGYDTSTWGGVLAPAGTPPAVIDKLNAEINKALSAPDVKQNLAQMGIEPVTRSPQYFADFIQSEMVKWQKVAHDANIRPE; encoded by the coding sequence ATGGCCCAAATCCATTCCCATCCGACCACATCGAATCCCGATTCCGCTTTCGCGTCCCGTTGTGGCGAGCGTCCGCGCGGCATGTTCCGCCGCGCCGTCCATGGCGTCGCCGGCCGCCTGCCAGGCCGCCTGTCCCGCGGCGCGGCCGCCGTGCTCGCCGCGCTGGCGTGCGCCCCGGCCTTCGCGGGCGCCTATCCCGACCATCCCATCACCATCATCATTCCCGCCTCGCCGGGCGGCGCCATCGATATCGTCGCGCGCCTGATCGGCCAGAAGATGAGCGTCTCCATGGGCCAGTCGGTCGTGGTGACCAACAAGCCGGGCGCCACCGGGACCATCGGCGAGGACTACGTGGCGAAGGCGGCGCCGGACGGCTATACGCTGGTGCTGGCGGCCAGCTCGCACGCCATCAACCCGTCCATGTTCAAGCTGCCGTACGATACGGTGAAGAGCTTCGCGCCGGTGGCGATGACGCATTCGGTGCCCCTGATGCTGGTGGTCACGCCCAGCCTGCCGGTGCACGACGTGCGCGAGCTGATCGCCTACGGCAAGGCGCATCCCCACGAACTGACGTTCGCCTCCAGCGGCCCCGGCGGCGCGCCTCATTTCTCCGGCGAGCTGTTCAAGAGCATGGCCGGCATCGACATGGTGCACGTGCCCTACAAGGGCAGCACGGCGGCGCATCCGGACCTGACCAGCGGCCGCGTGTCCATGATGTTCGACACCCTGGCGGCCCTGCATGCGCCGATTTCCGGCCATCAGGTGCGGCCGCTGGCGGTCACCACCACGCACCGCGCCGCGGCCTATCCCGACGTGCCGACCATGGCCGAGGCCGGCCTGCCCGGCTACGACACGAGCACCTGGGGCGGCGTGCTGGCGCCCGCCGGAACGCCGCCCGCCGTCATCGACAAGCTGAATGCCGAGATCAACAAGGCCCTGTCCGCGCCCGACGTGAAGCAGAACCTGGCGCAGATGGGCATCGAGCCGGTGACCCGGTCGCCCCAGTACTTCGCCGATTTCATCCAGTCGGAGATGGTCAAGTGGCAGAAGGTCGCGCACGACGCGAATATCCGGCCGGAATAG
- a CDS encoding 2-hydroxyacid dehydrogenase gives MKHRLLQQTRLIPQADTALRERYDVHPLWEEADADAFLARHGGEFAGLVTTSRLGASDALMGKLPNLRVISNFGVGLDAMDVAAARRRGIAVGYTPEVLNDCVADTAFALLMDVSRGVSAADRYVRRGEWLRAPYPLTHRVSGKRLGIFGLGRIGRVIARRAQGFDMEIRYHNRRPAADLPYAYENSLIDLARWADYLVIASTGGAETRHIVSAEVLDALGPQGFLINISRGGNIDEAALVRALQEKRIAGAGLDVFEQEPRVPEAFFALDNVVLLPHVASATHETRADMAQLVLDNLEAFFRTGAVKVSAL, from the coding sequence GTGAAGCATCGCCTGCTGCAACAAACCCGCCTCATTCCCCAAGCCGACACGGCGCTGCGGGAACGCTACGACGTCCATCCGCTGTGGGAGGAGGCCGATGCCGACGCCTTCCTGGCGCGCCACGGCGGCGAGTTCGCCGGCCTGGTCACCACCTCGCGCCTGGGCGCCAGCGACGCGCTCATGGGCAAGCTGCCCAATCTGCGCGTCATCTCCAACTTCGGCGTCGGCCTGGACGCGATGGACGTGGCGGCGGCCCGGCGCCGCGGCATCGCCGTCGGCTACACGCCCGAAGTTCTCAACGATTGCGTGGCCGATACGGCCTTCGCGCTGCTGATGGACGTGTCGCGCGGCGTATCGGCGGCCGACCGCTACGTGCGGCGCGGGGAATGGCTGCGCGCGCCGTATCCGCTGACGCATCGGGTCAGCGGCAAGCGCCTGGGCATTTTCGGCCTGGGCCGCATCGGCCGCGTGATCGCCAGGCGGGCGCAGGGCTTCGACATGGAGATCCGCTATCACAACCGCCGGCCGGCGGCGGACCTGCCCTATGCCTATGAAAACAGCCTGATCGACCTGGCGCGCTGGGCGGATTACCTGGTCATCGCCAGCACCGGCGGCGCGGAGACGCGCCATATCGTGTCGGCGGAAGTGCTCGACGCGCTGGGTCCGCAGGGCTTCCTGATCAATATCTCGCGCGGCGGCAACATCGACGAGGCGGCCCTGGTGCGGGCCTTGCAGGAAAAGCGCATCGCTGGCGCCGGGCTCGACGTCTTCGAGCAGGAGCCGCGCGTGCCCGAAGCCTTCTTCGCGCTGGACAACGTCGTGCTGCTGCCGCACGTGGCCAGCGCCACGCACGAAACCCGCGCCGACATGGCCCAACTCGTGCTGGACAACCTGGAGGCGTTCTTCCGCACCGGCGCGGTCAAGGTCTCCGCCTTGTAG
- a CDS encoding NAD(P)H-quinone oxidoreductase, whose protein sequence is MKAIDMKDFGEADVLQLRDVAEPDVRPHDLLVRNRAAGVNRADLNQRRGAYGRADFGDSTLMGLEIAGEVIAVGSEVQGYRPGDRVMGIVGGGGYAEVARIDYRMAMPIPAGLDDIHAGAIPEAFVTAHEALLHLGRLEPGEKVLVHAGASGVGSAAIQLARALGAEVYATADGAKAARVREFGAGLVIDYKNEDYAEAVARATGGRGVDVIVDFVGAPYLERNVRSLADGGRLVQVGLMGGKSATLPMDRLLFGHLQIMGTVMKSRPPAVKQAMVRRFRERWLDAFARGDIEPVIDSVFPLARAADAHRRMEANLNVGKIMLDAS, encoded by the coding sequence ATGAAAGCCATCGACATGAAGGATTTCGGCGAAGCCGACGTCCTGCAACTACGGGACGTCGCCGAGCCCGACGTCCGTCCGCACGACCTGCTGGTGCGCAACCGCGCCGCCGGCGTCAACCGCGCCGATCTCAACCAGCGGCGCGGCGCCTACGGCCGCGCCGACTTCGGCGACTCCACCTTGATGGGCCTGGAGATCGCCGGCGAGGTCATCGCCGTCGGCAGCGAGGTGCAAGGCTACCGGCCCGGCGACCGCGTCATGGGCATCGTCGGCGGCGGCGGCTACGCCGAGGTGGCGCGCATCGACTACCGCATGGCGATGCCCATTCCCGCCGGCCTGGACGACATCCACGCCGGCGCCATCCCCGAAGCCTTCGTCACCGCCCACGAGGCCTTGCTGCACCTGGGCCGCCTCGAACCCGGGGAAAAAGTCCTGGTGCACGCGGGGGCCAGCGGCGTCGGTTCGGCCGCCATCCAGTTGGCGCGCGCGCTGGGCGCCGAGGTCTACGCCACCGCCGACGGCGCCAAGGCGGCGCGCGTGCGCGAATTCGGCGCCGGCCTGGTCATCGACTACAAGAACGAGGACTATGCCGAGGCCGTGGCGCGCGCCACCGGCGGCCGCGGCGTGGACGTCATCGTCGACTTCGTCGGCGCGCCCTATCTGGAGCGCAACGTGCGCAGCCTGGCCGACGGCGGCCGGCTGGTGCAGGTGGGATTGATGGGCGGCAAGTCCGCCACGCTGCCCATGGACCGGCTGCTGTTCGGCCATCTGCAGATCATGGGCACGGTCATGAAGTCGCGGCCGCCGGCGGTCAAGCAGGCCATGGTCCGGCGCTTCCGCGAGCGCTGGCTGGACGCCTTCGCCCGCGGCGACATCGAGCCCGTCATCGACAGCGTCTTCCCGCTGGCGCGGGCGGCCGACGCGCACCGCCGCATGGAGGCGAACCTCAACGTCGGCAAGATCATGCTGGACGCGAGCTGA